From a single Apium graveolens cultivar Ventura chromosome 2, ASM990537v1, whole genome shotgun sequence genomic region:
- the LOC141707953 gene encoding proteinaceous RNase P 2, giving the protein MNSNNNHHQKKIQKPETKFRMDLDSCSRNKDLSAAISLYEFALSNPTTIHLNHYHFNSLLYICSNSTCHPSALDYGSRIFSHMLSANLVPNEATITSAARIAAAKGDADLAFDLVKGINKYGAGVVPKLRSYAPALFSFCNHLDADKAYLVEEEMFANGLLAEEPELLALLKVSVECGRSDKVYEYLHKMRRVMGRVGEDVVGVLERWFGGGNVVGLENWDVGLVKDAIFRNGGGWHGLGWLGKGKWDVRRTEVGSGGVCCCCDEKLVCVDIGKEETEKFGDSVASLAMKKEVEANFGDFQNWLDEHQYEAIVDAANIGLYQQNFSEGGFSMAQLAAVVKELYNRNKKWPLIVLHKKRVKSLYEDASNRELLDEWTEKGVLYGTPYGSNDDWYWLYAAVKLKCSLVTNDEMRDHIFELVGSDFFVKWKERHQIRYNFVKGAVEFHLPPPYSVVIQESENGAWHVPLAGECNDESSRTWLCISRTIELKASDEDTECLGRSEITKSRESFNSCQPCNGTSLINGSKGRSDSCSNTAVTGKRKERSP; this is encoded by the coding sequence ATGAATTCAAATAACAATCATCATCAGAAGAAAATTCAGAAGCCTGAAACAAAGTTCCGTATGGATCTGGATTCTTGTTCCAGAAACAAAGACCTCTCCGCCGCTATTTCTCTTTATGAGTTTGCTCTTTCTAATCCCACCACTATTCATCTTAATCATTATCACTTCAATTCTTTACTCTACATTTGTTCTAATTCTACTTGTCATCCTTCTGCTCTTGATTATGGTTCTCGTATTTTTAGTCACATGTTATCTGCTAATCTTGTTCCTAATGAAGCCACTATTACTTCTGCTGCTCGTATTGCCGCCGCTAAGGGCGATGCTGATTTGGCCTTTGATTTGGTTAAAGGGATCAACAAATATGGTGCTGGGGTTGTTCCTAAGTTGAGGTCTTATGCCCCTGCTTTGTTTTCTTTTTGTAATCATTTGGATGCTGATAAGGCGTATTTGGTTGAGGAGGAGATGTTTGCCAATGGCTTGCTTGCTGAGGAACCCGAGTTGTTGGCTTTGTTGAAAGTTAGTGTTGAGTGTGGGCGGAGTGATAAGGTTTATGAGTATTTGCATAAGATGAGGAGGGTTATGGGCCGTGTCGGTGAGGATGTTGTTGGGGTTTTGGAGAGGTGGTTTGGTGGGGGGAATGTGGTTGGATTGGAGAATTGGGATGTCGGGTTGGTGAAAGATGCGATTTTCAGGAATGGGGGTGGCTGGCATGGGTTGGGTTGGTTAGGGAAGGGTAAGTGGGATGTGAGGAGAACTGAGGTTGGTTCCGGTGGTGTTTGTTGTTGTTGTGATGAGAAATTGGTTTGTGTTGATATTGGCAAAGAGGAGACGGAGAAGTTTGGGGATTCTGTGGCTTCTTTAGCTATGAAAAAGGAAGTGGAGGCTAATTTTGGGGATTTTCAGAATTGGTTAGATGAACATCAGTATGAGGCTATAGTCGATGCAGCAAATATTGGGCTTTATCAGCAGAATTTTTCAGAAGGTGGATTTAGTATGGCGCAATTGGCTGCTGTTGTGAAGGAATTGTATAATAGGAACAAGAAATGGCCGCTTATTGTGTTGCATAAAAAGCGTGTTAAGTCACTTTATGAGGATGCTAGTAATCGAGAGCTTCTTGATGAGTGGACGGAGAAAGGGGTGTTGTATGGTACCCCGTATGGATCAAATGATGATTGGTATTGGCTATATGCTGCTGTGAAGCTTAAGTGTTCTCTTGTGACTAATGATGAGATGAGAGACCATATTTTCGAGCTAGTTGGTAGTGATTTTTTTGTGAAGTGGAAAGAAAGACATCAGATTCGATATAATTTTGTTAAAGGTGCAGTTGAATTCCATTTGCCCCCTCCATATTCTGTTGTCATTCAAGAATCGGAAAATGGAGCATGGCATGTGCCCCTGGCAGGCGAATGTAACGATGAATCGTCAAGGACTTGGCTTTGCATTAGTAGGACTATTGAGCTTAAAGCATCTGATGAAGATACCGAATGTTTAGGAAGATCAGAAATAACAAAGAGTCGTGAATCATTCAACTCGTGCCAACCATGTAATGGTACTTCATTGATTAATGGTTCAAAGGGTCGTTCTGATTCATGCTCCAACACTGCTGTGACAGGTAAACGGAAAGAGAGGTCACCATGA